The DNA region AGACCGAACCGCCGACCGAGATCATCGTCGCCCAGGCGATGCTGAAGGACAAGAAGATGGATGTTCTCATCCGCCAGCTTACGGAGTTGGGCGCAACCCAATGGGTCCCGTTTTTCTCGTCGCGCGCAATCCCCCGACCCGACCCTGGTCGCTTGGAGCACCGGGTGGCGCGTTGGGTGAAAATCAGCCATGAGGCGGTCAAGCAATGCCGCCGCGGTCAGCCGCCCGCCATCCACCCCCCCCTAAGATTTGAAGACGCCCTCACCCTTGCCACCGACTGCCAGTTGAAACTGCTCTTCTGGGAGGAAGAAAGCACGCCTTTGAAAAACTGCTTCCCGGCCACACCATCCGACTTAAAGAAAGTCATGATCGTGTTGGGACCCGAAGGCGGTTTTGCCGCCTCCGAAGTCCACCAGGCACGCTCGGCCGGGTTCGCGATCGCCTCTCTCGGGCCCCGGATTCTCAGGGCTGAAACCGCTACCCTGGCCGCCTGCACCCTCATGCAGTTTGTTTTTGGCGATCTCGGCTGAATCCCAGGGCCGCCCGGGCCCAGGCTCACTTCATCAACAACTTGACCATCTCGATCTGCTGCAGGTCGAGGGTCTCAAACTGAACCCCGAACCCGTTGGCATCCCGGCGCACCACCTTGCCGCTGACGCTGAGATGGTTGCGGAGGTTGGCCGATGAAAAATTCAACTGGATGGTCTCCCCGACCGTGATGGGGTCCTGGGTTTCGATGTAAGCGCCGCCCAAGCTGATGTTGCGTACAAAATTCTGACAGGACCAGTCGTTGATATCGTAGTCCACCGCCACCATGCAGTTGAAGCGCGGGAAACGCCGCAGGTCGCGTTCCTGGTTTTCGGACTCGTCCTTGCGCCGCTGGCTCTCCATCAGGATGTTCATCAAGGATTCTTGGATTTCACGCTCGCACTTGCGCGGAATGTAGTCGATTTCAATCGCC from Desulfobacteraceae bacterium includes:
- a CDS encoding 16S rRNA (uracil(1498)-N(3))-methyltransferase, translated to MRRFFITPAQAASASPTLTGQDAHHVQNVLRLKPGQPIELFDGTGMAYTAEIEAITPDGVSVRIMRRKLHQTEPPTEIIVAQAMLKDKKMDVLIRQLTELGATQWVPFFSSRAIPRPDPGRLEHRVARWVKISHEAVKQCRRGQPPAIHPPLRFEDALTLATDCQLKLLFWEEESTPLKNCFPATPSDLKKVMIVLGPEGGFAASEVHQARSAGFAIASLGPRILRAETATLAACTLMQFVFGDLG